One genomic window of Salvelinus alpinus chromosome 9, SLU_Salpinus.1, whole genome shotgun sequence includes the following:
- the b3gnt9 gene encoding UDP-GlcNAc:betaGal beta-1,3-N-acetylglucosaminyltransferase 9, whose translation MRRIHIKGDVLCTLLMLGLLCLLLYAHQCFTPTWDTWHLEQGSTSSRALLGALPESHVTKLVPSTHPDKTKCQSEPQSHPKSKLQSKSKPKAKTKSRSKSKKDEGTKKVAPTKAAPVLPTQPPFDFEGYLRDKDNRDFRLLIDQPGKCSGELYMLITIKSVAADFERRQVVRHTWGREGVLPDLQTVKTVFLLGVPRNKTALPLWDRLLAYESHTFGDILLWDFDDTFFNLTLKETHFLQWVNDSCSNVQFIFKGDADVYVNIDNILQMLKGQKPDKDLFVGDIIHHARPIRRRSSKYFVPEFVYGQTMYPSYAGGGGFVMSGHTARRLSGACQQVELFPIDDVFLGMCLKRIGVKPSRHEGFRTFGIVRPSAAPHLQVFDPCFYRELMVVHSLTVPQIWLMWNLLHDPQLSCHSNLAPTPWPFKWRGKVLGTTGQKDSETTVEQDYDVTVFVKH comes from the coding sequence ATGAGGAGAATTCACATAAAAGGAGATGTTCTGTGCACCCTGCTCATGCTGGGGCTACTCTGTCTGCTGTTGTACGCCCACCAATGCTTCACTCCCACCTGGGACACTTGGCACTTAGAGCAGGGCTCTACAAGCTCCCGTGCTCTTCTAGGGGCTCTACCAGAGAGCCACGTGACTAAACTGGTCCCCTCTACGCACCCAGATAAGACAAAGTGCCAGTCTGAGCCTCAGTCACATCCGAAGTCCAAACTTCAGTCTAAATCCAAACCTAAGGCCAAGACCAAATCTAGATCCAAGTCAAAGAAAGATGAGGGGACAAAGAAGGTTGCTCCAACAAAGGCTGCTCCTGTTTTACCCACACAACCACCTTTTGACTTTGAGGGTTACCTACGAGATAAGGACAACCGGGACTTCAGACTGCTGATAGACCAGCCAGGGAAGTGCTCAGGCGAGCTCTACATGCTCATTACTATCAAGTCCGTAGCAGCAGACTTTGAAAGAAGGCAGGTAGTGCGGCACACCTGGGGAAGAGAGGGTGTTCTCCCGGATTTGCAGACAGTGAAGACTGTATTCCTCCTTGGGGTACCCAGGAACAAGACAGCCCTGCCTTTATGGGACCGGCTCCTTGCCTATGAGAGCCACACCTTTGGGGACATTCTCCTCTGGGACTTTGATGACACATTTTTCAATTTGACACTTAAAGAGACCCACTTCCTCCAGTGGGTGAATGACAGCTGCTCCAATGTCCAGTTTATCTTCAAAGGTGATGCTGATGTCTACGTGAATATAGACAACATTTTGCAGATGCTGAAGGGTCAGAAGCCTGACAAGGACCTCTTTGTGGGTGACATAATCCACCACGCCCGCCCCATCCGCCGGCGCAGCAGCAAGTACTTTGTGCCTGAGTTTGTGTACGGCCAGACGATGTATCCATCATATGCAGGAGGGGGAGGCTTTGTGATGTCCGGCCACACCGCCAGGCGGCTGAGTGGAGCGTGTCAGCAGGTAGAACTATTCCCCATCGACGATGTGTTCTTAGGCATGTGCTTAAAGAGAATCGGAGTCAAACCGTCACGCCATGAAGGTTTCCGTACATTTGGAATTGTGCGCCCCTCGGCTGCTCCCCACCTCCAGGTGTTTGACCCTTGTTTCTACAGGGAGCTGATGGTGGTACACAGCTTGACAGTGCCACAGATCTGGCTCATGTGGAACCTGCTGCATGACCCCCAACTGAGCTGTCACAGTAACCTGGCCCCCACCCCATGGCCCTTTAAGTGGAGGGGCAAGGTACTCGGAACAACAGGACAGAAGGACTCCGAGACTACAGTGGAACAGGACTATGATGTTACAGTGTTTGTAAAGCATTGA
- the mt2 gene encoding metallothionein-2 — protein MDPCECSKTGSCNCGGSCKCSNCACTSCKKSCCPCCPSDCSKCASGCVCKGKTCDTSCCQ, from the exons ATGGATCCTTGTGAATGCTCTAAAA CTGGCTCTTGCAACTGCGGTGGATCCTGCAAGTGTTCCAACTGCGCATGCACCAGTTGTAAGAAAA GTTGCTGCCCCTGCTGTCCTTCCGACTGCAGTAAATGTGCTTCAGGCTGTGTGTGCAAGGGCAAGACCTGCGATACCAGCTGCTGTCAGTGA